In a single window of the Pelagibacterium sp. 26DY04 genome:
- a CDS encoding metal ABC transporter ATP-binding protein — protein MKNFVAPQRDDIVKVQGIGVARDGRWLVRGVDMAIARGEIVTLIGPNGSGKSTTVKTALGILKPDEGTVWRAPRLKIGYVPQKIAMDRSLPMTVERLMGLTGRHGKSEIAEALAIVGIPHLARAQVHSLSGGEFQRALIARAIIGKPDLLVLDEPVQGVDFSGEVALYDLIGTIRDQTGCGVLLISHDLHVVMARTDTVICLNGHVCCQGSPETVAASGEYAALFGPRAAQTLAFYRHEHDHAHLPDGSVRDATGQLHFDHHAHGPHCEHEGHKHA, from the coding sequence ATGAAAAATTTCGTGGCGCCCCAACGCGACGATATCGTCAAGGTCCAGGGCATCGGCGTTGCCCGCGACGGCCGCTGGCTGGTGCGCGGGGTCGATATGGCCATCGCCCGCGGCGAGATCGTGACCCTGATCGGCCCCAATGGCTCGGGCAAGTCAACCACGGTCAAGACCGCGCTGGGCATCCTAAAACCCGACGAAGGCACCGTCTGGCGCGCGCCAAGACTCAAAATCGGCTATGTGCCGCAAAAAATCGCCATGGACCGCTCTCTTCCCATGACGGTCGAGCGGCTGATGGGATTGACCGGTCGGCACGGCAAGTCCGAGATCGCCGAGGCGCTTGCCATCGTCGGCATCCCCCATCTCGCCCGCGCCCAGGTCCATTCCCTTTCGGGCGGGGAATTCCAGCGCGCGCTCATCGCCCGCGCCATCATCGGCAAGCCCGATCTGCTTGTTCTCGACGAGCCCGTCCAGGGCGTCGATTTCTCCGGCGAAGTGGCGCTTTACGACCTCATCGGCACCATCCGTGACCAGACCGGCTGCGGCGTCCTGCTCATCTCCCACGATCTGCATGTGGTGATGGCCCGCACCGATACGGTGATTTGTCTCAACGGACATGTCTGCTGCCAGGGTTCGCCCGAGACCGTGGCCGCCAGCGGCGAATATGCGGCCCTGTTCGGCCCGCGCGCCGCCCAGACGCTGGCCTTCTACCGCCATGAGCACGACCACGCCCACCTTCCCGACGGATCGGTGCGCGATGCCACCGGCCAGCTTCATTTCGATCACCACGCCCATGGGCCCCATTGCGAGCATGAGGGCCATAAGCATGCTTGA
- the znuA gene encoding zinc ABC transporter substrate-binding protein ZnuA, translated as MPNKVLCALAPAIAALFSATPALAAPQVVATIKPLHSLVSGVMEGVGEPLLLIEGAASPHGFSMRPSDAAKLESAEIVFWIGEGMETFLAGPLDTLASDATQVEMMAVEGISILPLREGGLFEPHSHGDEDHAHGEGEAHDHDHHHEHGDAHIWLDPQNARLMVAAIADALIAADPDNAEAYNANGQELAARLDQLQQEIDAQIAPARGKPFFVFHDAYHAFENRFDIEATGSFTVNPEVSPGAGRLTEIQGVVAETGAACLFAEPQFSPQVIETVAEGTGARIGTLDPLGAEIADGPDLYFTLIETMATSLTDCLAD; from the coding sequence ATGCCCAATAAAGTCCTTTGTGCTCTTGCGCCTGCCATCGCGGCGCTTTTTTCAGCCACGCCGGCTCTGGCCGCGCCTCAGGTGGTCGCCACCATCAAGCCGCTGCACTCGCTGGTTTCCGGCGTCATGGAGGGCGTGGGCGAGCCGCTATTGCTGATCGAGGGCGCAGCCAGCCCGCACGGGTTTTCCATGCGCCCGTCAGACGCCGCCAAGCTCGAAAGCGCCGAGATCGTCTTCTGGATCGGGGAGGGCATGGAAACCTTTCTCGCCGGGCCGCTGGACACGCTGGCCTCGGACGCAACGCAAGTCGAGATGATGGCGGTGGAAGGGATTTCCATTCTTCCGTTGCGCGAAGGCGGGCTGTTCGAACCCCATAGCCACGGGGACGAGGATCACGCCCATGGCGAAGGTGAGGCGCACGATCACGACCATCACCATGAGCACGGGGACGCTCATATCTGGCTCGATCCGCAGAATGCCCGGCTGATGGTGGCGGCGATTGCCGATGCGTTGATCGCGGCCGACCCGGACAACGCCGAGGCCTATAATGCCAATGGCCAGGAGTTGGCAGCTCGTCTCGACCAACTCCAGCAGGAGATCGATGCACAGATCGCGCCGGCGCGGGGCAAGCCGTTCTTCGTCTTCCATGATGCCTATCATGCCTTCGAGAACCGCTTCGATATCGAAGCGACCGGCAGCTTTACGGTCAATCCCGAAGTCTCGCCCGGTGCCGGCCGGCTGACGGAAATCCAGGGTGTCGTGGCCGAGACGGGCGCTGCTTGCCTGTTCGCCGAACCGCAATTTTCTCCGCAGGTGATCGAAACGGTAGCCGAGGGAACCGGTGCCCGGATCGGAACGCTCGATCCGCTCGGCGCCGAGATCGCGGACGGACCGGATCTCTATTTCACGCTGATCGAAACCATGGCGACCAGCCTTACAGATTGCCTCGCCGACTGA
- the aztD gene encoding zinc metallochaperone AztD gives MRSISLHAALLAGLALPGSVLADEVTLYRAFVADQAENTVSVVDLEAGEVIEAFTLEGPARLYGTSSGQTVFAVQGDNDIVQAISTGVVIDDHGDHGDIEISDPSLIDGSVEGDYPVHFVEHHGQIALFFDNEGVAKIIDESGFGTDEPRVVSSSAPHHGVAAAYGDHVLITEPHPEDPSNLPVGINVLDGDDNPIGETHACPGLHGEASSGNLLAIACETGLLLVTDSAEGPQVSHLPYADDLPEGKVSTLLGGVGIQYFLGNFGADRVVVIDPAEESFNLIDLPTRRVHFAVDNVRPQYAYIFTEDGDLHRLNTLSGQFEGKLTLTEPYSMDGHWADPRPRIAVAGDEILVTDPRESTIHRVDAQAFEPAGGIAVPGLPYEIVVAGGSGAVH, from the coding sequence ATGCGTTCAATCTCCTTGCACGCCGCGCTGTTGGCCGGCCTGGCCCTGCCCGGTTCGGTTCTGGCCGATGAGGTGACCCTTTATCGCGCCTTCGTCGCCGATCAGGCCGAGAACACGGTCAGCGTCGTCGATCTCGAGGCCGGCGAAGTGATCGAGGCCTTCACGCTCGAAGGGCCGGCGCGGCTCTATGGGACCTCGAGCGGGCAGACCGTCTTTGCCGTCCAGGGCGACAACGATATCGTGCAGGCGATCTCGACCGGGGTCGTGATCGACGATCACGGGGACCACGGCGATATCGAGATCAGCGACCCCAGCCTCATCGACGGTTCGGTCGAGGGTGACTATCCGGTCCACTTCGTTGAGCATCACGGACAGATCGCGCTGTTTTTCGACAATGAAGGAGTGGCCAAGATCATCGATGAATCCGGTTTCGGGACCGATGAACCGCGGGTTGTCTCTTCGAGCGCGCCCCATCACGGGGTCGCGGCGGCCTATGGCGACCATGTGCTGATCACCGAGCCGCATCCGGAAGACCCGTCCAATCTGCCCGTGGGGATCAATGTCCTTGACGGTGACGACAACCCGATCGGGGAAACCCATGCATGTCCCGGTTTGCATGGGGAGGCAAGCTCGGGCAATCTGCTCGCCATCGCTTGCGAAACCGGGCTGCTGCTGGTCACCGACAGCGCCGAAGGGCCGCAGGTGAGCCATCTCCCCTATGCCGACGATCTGCCCGAGGGCAAGGTTTCCACGCTCCTGGGCGGGGTCGGCATTCAGTACTTCCTGGGCAATTTCGGTGCCGACCGGGTGGTGGTGATCGACCCGGCGGAAGAAAGCTTCAACCTCATCGACTTGCCCACGCGCCGGGTTCACTTCGCTGTCGATAACGTGCGGCCGCAATATGCCTATATCTTCACCGAGGACGGCGATTTGCACCGGCTCAATACGCTTTCGGGGCAATTCGAGGGCAAGCTGACGCTGACCGAACCCTATTCCATGGACGGCCATTGGGCCGATCCGCGGCCGCGCATCGCGGTGGCGGGCGATGAAATCCTGGTGACCGACCCGAGGGAGAGCACCATTCACCGCGTCGACGCGCAAGCGTTCGAGCCGGCGGGCGGGATCGCCGTGCCCGGATTGCCCTATGAAATCGTCGTCGCCGGCGGTTCGGGCGCTGTCCACTGA
- a CDS encoding DMT family protein: MPATLAATPSLASLFAPILLLIASNVFMTFAWYGHLKFPATALWTVVLVSWGIAFFEYWLAVPANRIGYGVYSAAELKTIQEVISLSVFALFAIFYLGEKFTLNHVLGFGFIALGAFFIFKGPIK, translated from the coding sequence ATGCCCGCCACCCTTGCTGCAACCCCTTCGCTCGCTTCCCTTTTCGCTCCCATCCTCCTGCTCATCGCCTCGAACGTCTTTATGACCTTCGCTTGGTACGGGCATCTGAAATTCCCCGCCACAGCGCTTTGGACGGTCGTGCTGGTGAGCTGGGGCATCGCCTTTTTTGAATACTGGCTCGCCGTGCCTGCCAACCGGATCGGCTATGGCGTCTACTCAGCCGCCGAACTCAAGACCATTCAGGAAGTGATCTCGCTTTCGGTCTTCGCGCTCTTTGCCATCTTCTATCTGGGCGAAAAATTCACCCTCAACCACGTCCTGGGCTTCGGCTTTATCGCCCTGGGTGCCTTCTTCATCTTCAAGGGGCCCATCAAGTAA
- a CDS encoding aldo/keto reductase produces the protein MKMRRLGKTGLWVSEIGLGCWQLGGDFGPIEDTEASTILANAARLGVNFWDTADVYGNGLSEHRIGTFYGKPEDLVVATKVGRSSALYPDKYTKGGIKDSLEESARRLLVDTIDLAQLHCVPRDVLEAGEIFSWMDELQAEGLVKNWGASVETIEEAEICLEQDGLSTLQIIFNLFRQDAADGLLEKAKQRDVGIIVRLPLASGLLSGKYTRETEFSPTDHRSYNRDGQAFSVGETFGGIPFETGVDLADQLRGFVPEGQRMSLFALRWILDHDAVSTIITGVSNPEQIGVNAEASDLPELSSEVHAQLTEFYRGKVRPHIRGEV, from the coding sequence ATGAAGATGCGGCGGTTGGGGAAAACGGGCCTTTGGGTTTCGGAAATCGGGCTGGGCTGCTGGCAATTGGGGGGCGATTTCGGACCGATCGAAGACACCGAGGCCTCGACCATTCTCGCCAACGCCGCCCGGCTGGGCGTCAATTTCTGGGACACCGCCGACGTCTATGGCAATGGGCTCTCCGAACACCGCATCGGCACCTTTTACGGCAAGCCCGAAGATCTGGTGGTCGCCACCAAGGTCGGCCGCTCGTCCGCGCTCTACCCGGACAAGTACACAAAGGGCGGCATCAAGGACAGCCTCGAGGAATCGGCGCGCCGGCTGCTCGTCGATACCATCGACCTTGCCCAGCTCCATTGCGTGCCGCGCGACGTGCTCGAAGCCGGCGAGATCTTTTCCTGGATGGATGAGCTTCAGGCCGAGGGTCTCGTTAAAAACTGGGGCGCCAGCGTCGAAACCATCGAAGAGGCCGAGATCTGCCTTGAGCAGGATGGGCTCTCCACCCTGCAGATCATCTTCAACCTCTTCCGCCAGGACGCCGCCGACGGGCTGCTGGAAAAGGCCAAGCAGCGCGATGTCGGTATCATCGTGCGCCTCCCCCTCGCGTCGGGCCTGCTCTCTGGCAAATACACGCGCGAGACCGAATTCTCCCCCACCGACCACCGCAGCTACAATCGCGACGGGCAGGCCTTTTCGGTCGGGGAAACCTTCGGCGGCATCCCGTTCGAAACCGGGGTCGACCTTGCCGACCAATTGCGCGGCTTCGTGCCCGAAGGTCAGCGCATGAGCCTTTTCGCCCTGCGCTGGATCTTGGATCATGACGCGGTATCCACCATCATCACCGGCGTCTCCAACCCCGAGCAGATCGGCGTCAATGCGGAAGCGAGCGACCTGCCCGAGCTTTCGAGCGAGGTGCACGCCCAGCTCACCGAGTTCTACCGCGGCAAGGTGCGCCCGCACATCAGGGGCGAAGTTTAG
- the cobW gene encoding cobalamin biosynthesis protein CobW: MTETKIPTTVITGFLGAGKTTLVRHLLGHAKGKRIALIINEFGDIGVDKDVLAGCGDETCREEDMIELANGCICCTVADDFIPTMKAILARPDRPDHIVIETSGLALPQPLIRAFNWPEIKAEVTIDGVVTVADAAALAEGRFAANEAAVDAQRRLDEMLDHDTPLGELFEDQLVAADMIVLNKTDLVDEAVLDAVEAQLRKHMRKGTSIVRAANGHVDAMALLGLGIGSEDDLSGRESHHEMDHGGEGHEHDDFDSFSVTLPSGPGRDQLLTAIADTIATHDVLRLKGFAAIPGAKARLAIQAVGPRVNAYFDREWNADEERLTRLVVIGESPLAREEIEASLQKVMQAA, encoded by the coding sequence ATGACAGAGACTAAGATTCCGACCACCGTGATCACGGGGTTCCTGGGCGCCGGCAAGACGACGCTGGTGCGCCACCTGCTCGGCCACGCCAAGGGCAAGCGCATCGCGCTCATCATCAACGAATTCGGCGATATCGGGGTGGATAAAGATGTCCTTGCGGGGTGCGGTGACGAGACGTGCCGCGAAGAGGACATGATCGAACTGGCGAATGGCTGCATCTGCTGTACGGTGGCCGACGATTTCATCCCCACCATGAAGGCGATCCTCGCCCGGCCCGATCGGCCGGACCATATCGTCATCGAAACCTCGGGGCTCGCCCTGCCCCAGCCGCTGATCCGCGCCTTCAACTGGCCCGAGATCAAGGCGGAAGTGACGATCGACGGCGTTGTGACTGTTGCCGACGCGGCGGCGCTCGCCGAGGGGCGGTTCGCCGCCAATGAAGCGGCAGTGGACGCCCAGCGCCGACTCGACGAGATGCTCGACCACGACACCCCGCTGGGCGAATTGTTCGAGGACCAGCTGGTGGCCGCCGACATGATCGTGCTCAATAAGACCGACCTTGTGGACGAGGCCGTGCTCGATGCCGTGGAGGCCCAATTGCGCAAGCATATGCGCAAGGGCACCTCCATTGTGCGGGCGGCCAACGGGCATGTGGATGCCATGGCGCTTCTGGGCCTGGGGATCGGGTCCGAAGATGATCTTTCCGGCCGCGAAAGCCATCATGAGATGGATCATGGCGGGGAAGGCCACGAGCACGACGATTTCGATTCCTTTTCGGTGACGCTGCCGTCCGGGCCGGGGCGCGACCAGTTGCTGACGGCGATCGCCGACACCATCGCCACCCATGACGTGCTGCGCCTCAAAGGCTTTGCCGCCATCCCCGGCGCCAAGGCGCGGCTGGCCATCCAGGCGGTAGGGCCGAGGGTTAACGCCTATTTCGACCGAGAATGGAATGCCGATGAAGAACGGCTCACCCGCCTCGTCGTGATCGGGGAAAGCCCGCTGGCGCGCGAAGAGATTGAAGCGAGCCTCCAGAAGGTGATGCAGGCCGCCTGA